The following are encoded in a window of Castanea sativa cultivar Marrone di Chiusa Pesio chromosome 5, ASM4071231v1 genomic DNA:
- the LOC142635260 gene encoding uncharacterized protein LOC142635260, with protein MEHGHSLVIPSHFDGNNYAYWKVRMKAFLKSIDERVWLYVENGWKRPTIALGEWSIAQKEAASFNSNAMNVIFNAVSMEEFNRISNVEIAHTAWNILQTVHEGTKAVKINKLQQLTSRFESIRMFEDESFDEFYAKLNDIVNFAFNLGEIYM; from the coding sequence ATGGAACAtggtcactctcttgtgatccccTCACACTTTGATGGTAAtaactatgcatattggaaagtCAGGATGAAAGCCTTCTtaaaatctattgatgagagagtaTGGTTGTATGTTGAGAACGGTTGGAAAAGACCAACCATTGCTCTTGGTGAATGGTCTATTGCCCAAAAGGAAGCAGCAAGCTTTAATAGCAATGCTATGAATGTGATATTCAATGCTGTTTCCATGGAAGAGTTTAATAGAATCTCAAACGTGGAGATTGCTCACACTGCATGGAACATCTTgcaaactgtgcatgaaggcactaAGGCAGTAAAGATTAATAAACTACAACAATTGACATCTAGATTTGAGAGTATTAGAATGTTTGAAGATgagtcttttgatgaattctatgctaaattgaatgatattgttaattttgcTTTTAATCTAGGTGAAATTTAtatgtag